A portion of the Hyalangium minutum genome contains these proteins:
- a CDS encoding tetratricopeptide repeat protein, whose protein sequence is MRALLLLTALTLGASASAQPKEEPVPEGVFGLAEIRVFVSSPLWFAWKLPSSKFLLGYARGPEGRGPEAGQFVVLDGKGRLDAKQTQAVQEALQQADASGRCMEVSERKMPLLMPLGTQGVVLQSSSDPQGSCLFTWNARRSAIEVRAADSVTALCGPSGCPPKACWLTEDCWLPEAPDLDTARKGFHPTLLAQSLMEDVPAPGRAVLAATLPGAGRVLVWVPSWRRADAADSEKGMDSRLYVFDPQKKAIDTAMTRKLVAALGTALDECQGLGTVAELQQSGKGVEIRQFYAPGTTHLNCSSTVSWKGGKFSVEAHPSGDSSLSSLAREQEPGASDDQALGLWKSGKRDLALAMWEQLYARADYQSPGFADVCNNLGFAYWTLTEFKKAEEVLLDCEKSFPARATIQLNLGDVYRDTGRAKEAMERYQHFLEMEGGTPQQRKAAEKSLERLKGRP, encoded by the coding sequence GTGAGAGCCCTGCTGCTCCTGACGGCGTTGACGCTGGGGGCCTCCGCGAGCGCTCAGCCCAAGGAGGAGCCTGTTCCGGAAGGGGTGTTCGGGCTCGCCGAGATCCGGGTCTTCGTCAGCAGCCCTCTGTGGTTCGCGTGGAAGCTCCCATCGTCGAAGTTTCTCCTCGGCTACGCCCGAGGCCCCGAGGGAAGAGGCCCCGAGGCGGGGCAGTTCGTCGTGCTCGATGGCAAGGGAAGGCTCGACGCGAAGCAGACCCAAGCCGTCCAGGAGGCGCTCCAGCAGGCGGATGCCTCGGGGCGCTGCATGGAGGTGAGCGAGCGGAAGATGCCCCTGTTGATGCCTCTGGGCACCCAGGGCGTCGTGCTCCAGTCGAGCTCCGATCCCCAGGGCTCGTGCCTGTTCACCTGGAACGCCCGCCGTTCAGCCATCGAGGTCCGGGCCGCTGACAGCGTGACGGCCCTCTGCGGGCCTTCGGGCTGTCCTCCCAAGGCATGTTGGCTCACCGAGGACTGCTGGCTGCCCGAGGCTCCGGACCTGGACACGGCGCGAAAGGGCTTCCATCCCACTTTGCTGGCGCAGTCCCTCATGGAGGACGTTCCGGCACCGGGGCGCGCTGTGTTGGCGGCGACCCTGCCGGGCGCGGGGAGGGTCCTCGTATGGGTGCCCTCCTGGCGCAGGGCGGACGCGGCGGATTCCGAGAAGGGCATGGACTCCCGCCTCTACGTCTTCGACCCCCAGAAGAAGGCCATCGATACGGCCATGACGCGGAAGCTCGTGGCGGCGCTCGGGACCGCGCTGGACGAGTGCCAGGGGCTCGGCACGGTGGCGGAGCTGCAGCAGAGCGGGAAGGGCGTGGAGATTCGCCAGTTCTATGCACCCGGGACGACGCACCTGAACTGCTCCAGCACGGTGAGCTGGAAGGGCGGGAAGTTCAGCGTGGAGGCACACCCCTCGGGAGACAGCAGCCTGAGCTCGCTGGCGCGGGAGCAGGAACCAGGGGCCAGCGACGACCAGGCGCTCGGGCTGTGGAAGTCCGGCAAGCGCGATCTGGCGCTCGCCATGTGGGAGCAGCTCTACGCGCGGGCGGACTACCAGAGCCCCGGTTTCGCCGACGTCTGCAACAACCTCGGGTTCGCGTACTGGACGCTGACGGAGTTCAAGAAGGCCGAGGAGGTATTGCTCGACTGCGAGAAGTCCTTCCCGGCCCGCGCGACGATCCAGCTCAACCTGGGGGACGTCTACCGCGACACCGGTCGCGCCAAGGAGGCGATGGAGCGCTACCAGCACTTCCTCGAGATGGAAGGGGGAACGCCCCAGCAGCGCAAGGCCGCCGAGAAGAGCCTCGAGCGGCTCAAGGGGCGTCCCTGA
- a CDS encoding cyclic nucleotide-binding domain-containing protein produces the protein MEMRKLRDKATEAFAKGRFSKAAEFYEEYCKGEPKDYQARLRMGDAWAKAGQKDRAISAYQLAATGFAREGFLPRAIAASKLILELDPAHKGIQQMLADLYARKSAGGNGAPQQPARPPRQVELPTFTEHMGTSMGPAVAPLELPEEDEAPPAPAPAMASPQRAIIPPPPSAPSAVTGSAVEALPEEEEEIAVVQGVPLTPLPLAPSAVAAIAAQSQPPAPAAGGGAPLPPQPALRAQPPAPAAAVPAPQVQPTPPAAAPAPQAVDAPRAAELVGPSVPAAPPGLALRSSMQRPPVAASTQASPSRPAETAPVPVSAVSSPDETALEVDVGMGTKKLSWSAISEPLISATSSGTASASETLAQAQPPLPSTAPAPASAAPPGLRPRRSGEGGTADMSVTPAPGRSAVVPPGQVPASPNAFTELELEEDTLLHAVEEAALAGMKQRAASGLVPPQEEEEEIILTDEVEETPSPNALPTIPLFSDLPREAFIDLFERCPLRHFSQGAHVFEQGSHGDAFYVICEGSVRVFRYENGQRKDLAALTSGAFFGEMALLSGAPRMAAVESAVDGTMLLEISAPVLAELSRQHPQLAKALKKFCRERMLTNVMSHSALFEPFSRKDRRTLVEKFRAREVKKNEIIVREGERTDGLYVVLSGEVEARKGDQVLSRMKEGDLFGEISLLSKTPATATVMSTRHTSLLRLPREDFDALILSHPQILVLISELSEQRLRRTEALTGTLVFELRAEDLLV, from the coding sequence ATGGAGATGCGCAAGCTCAGGGACAAGGCCACCGAGGCCTTTGCCAAGGGCCGCTTCTCCAAAGCCGCGGAGTTCTACGAGGAGTATTGCAAGGGCGAGCCCAAGGACTACCAGGCCCGCCTGCGCATGGGAGACGCGTGGGCCAAGGCCGGTCAGAAGGACCGCGCTATCTCGGCCTACCAGCTGGCTGCCACGGGCTTCGCGCGAGAGGGTTTCCTGCCGCGCGCCATCGCGGCCAGCAAGCTGATCCTGGAGCTGGACCCGGCCCACAAGGGCATCCAGCAGATGCTCGCGGACCTGTACGCACGCAAGAGCGCGGGAGGCAACGGGGCGCCGCAGCAGCCCGCGAGGCCCCCGCGCCAGGTAGAGCTGCCCACCTTCACCGAGCACATGGGCACCTCGATGGGGCCGGCTGTGGCGCCGCTCGAGCTCCCCGAGGAGGACGAGGCCCCGCCCGCTCCTGCTCCCGCGATGGCCTCCCCTCAGAGGGCCATCATCCCGCCGCCACCGTCGGCTCCGTCTGCGGTGACCGGCTCGGCCGTCGAAGCGCTCCCCGAAGAGGAGGAGGAGATCGCCGTCGTCCAGGGTGTGCCGCTTACTCCACTGCCGCTGGCTCCGAGTGCCGTGGCGGCCATTGCGGCCCAGTCACAGCCGCCCGCTCCCGCGGCTGGCGGGGGGGCACCGCTTCCGCCACAGCCCGCGCTTCGTGCGCAGCCGCCCGCTCCGGCTGCTGCGGTACCCGCGCCTCAGGTCCAGCCAACGCCTCCCGCCGCGGCTCCTGCGCCTCAAGCCGTGGATGCGCCTCGTGCTGCCGAGCTTGTAGGGCCTTCGGTGCCTGCCGCGCCTCCGGGCCTGGCTCTGCGTAGCTCCATGCAGCGTCCGCCCGTCGCCGCATCCACTCAAGCTTCTCCCTCAAGGCCTGCCGAGACCGCTCCGGTTCCCGTGAGCGCTGTGTCTTCGCCCGACGAGACCGCCCTCGAGGTGGACGTGGGCATGGGAACAAAGAAGCTCTCCTGGTCTGCCATCAGTGAGCCGCTGATCTCCGCGACGTCCTCGGGGACTGCTTCCGCGAGCGAGACTCTGGCTCAGGCGCAGCCTCCACTGCCTTCCACCGCACCGGCTCCTGCCAGCGCCGCACCGCCGGGACTTCGGCCTCGCCGGAGCGGGGAGGGCGGAACGGCCGATATGTCCGTGACGCCCGCGCCAGGACGGTCCGCCGTGGTGCCACCCGGCCAGGTGCCCGCGAGCCCCAATGCGTTCACGGAGCTGGAACTGGAAGAGGACACGCTGCTCCACGCGGTGGAGGAGGCGGCGCTCGCAGGAATGAAGCAGCGCGCCGCGTCCGGCCTCGTGCCTCCGCAGGAGGAAGAGGAAGAGATCATCCTCACGGACGAGGTGGAGGAGACGCCTTCTCCGAACGCCCTGCCGACCATCCCGCTCTTCTCGGACCTGCCGCGCGAGGCCTTCATCGATCTGTTCGAGAGGTGCCCGCTGCGCCACTTCTCGCAGGGGGCGCACGTCTTCGAGCAGGGCAGCCACGGTGACGCCTTCTACGTCATCTGCGAAGGCAGCGTGCGCGTGTTCCGCTACGAGAACGGGCAGCGCAAGGATCTCGCGGCGCTGACCAGCGGGGCCTTCTTTGGCGAGATGGCGCTCTTGTCGGGGGCGCCGCGCATGGCCGCGGTGGAGAGCGCGGTCGATGGCACGATGCTGCTGGAGATCTCGGCGCCGGTGCTGGCCGAACTGTCGCGCCAGCACCCGCAGCTGGCGAAGGCGCTCAAGAAGTTCTGCCGCGAGCGCATGCTGACGAACGTGATGAGCCACTCGGCGCTCTTCGAGCCGTTCAGCCGGAAGGATCGCCGCACGCTGGTGGAGAAGTTCCGGGCCCGCGAAGTGAAGAAGAACGAGATCATCGTCCGCGAGGGCGAGCGGACGGACGGGCTCTACGTGGTGCTCTCGGGCGAGGTGGAGGCACGCAAGGGCGATCAGGTGCTCTCGCGGATGAAGGAGGGCGATCTGTTCGGAGAGATCTCCCTGCTCTCGAAGACACCGGCCACGGCGACGGTGATGTCCACGCGGCACACCTCGCTGCTGCGACTGCCGCGCGAGGACTTCGATGCGCTGATCCTCTCCCACCCGCAGATCCTGGTGCTCATCTCCGAGCTCTCCGAGCAGCGGCTGCGCCGCACCGAGGCGCTCACGGGCACCCTGGTGTTCGAGCTGCGCGCCGAGGATCTGCTCGTCTAG
- a CDS encoding peroxidase, whose protein sequence is MFTFLEKVNLSPGKIRQEDMDAVKATGWSDEAIYDAINVCALFNFYNRWIDATGVGHHTAELYQISGERLAEGGYAGPPSSGGNPKG, encoded by the coding sequence TTGTTCACCTTCCTGGAGAAGGTGAACCTCTCGCCCGGGAAGATCCGCCAGGAGGACATGGACGCGGTGAAGGCCACCGGCTGGTCCGACGAGGCCATCTACGACGCCATCAACGTCTGCGCCCTGTTCAACTTCTACAACCGGTGGATCGACGCCACCGGCGTGGGGCACCACACGGCCGAGCTCTACCAGATAAGCGGCGAGCGCTTGGCGGAGGGCGGCTATGCCGGACCGCCGAGCTCGGGGGGAAACCCGAAGGGCTGA
- a CDS encoding general secretion pathway protein GspE has translation MDAGLLTETQLRSALAEQRKWGGKLGHTLVQMGFVDESSMVHALSRQLHIPAMELDTLTPPEHLLQLFRIDLAERYSVFPVAVDVAHKTLTLASSDPTNVDALQELAFHTNQKIQVVVSSASAIERAIRKYYYGGASNSTANPEQFGFREPTYEFTPPPTPRPSSHREAELQERVDVLTQQVADLQQMVANQARSLSALLEVLETRGALSREEYFARLRGGPRF, from the coding sequence ATGGACGCCGGCCTGTTGACCGAGACCCAGCTTCGCTCAGCCCTTGCCGAGCAGCGCAAGTGGGGCGGCAAGCTGGGCCATACGCTGGTGCAGATGGGCTTCGTGGACGAGAGCTCCATGGTCCACGCCCTCTCCCGCCAGCTGCACATCCCCGCGATGGAGCTGGACACCCTGACGCCGCCCGAGCACCTGCTCCAGCTCTTCCGGATCGATCTGGCCGAGCGCTACAGCGTCTTCCCCGTCGCCGTGGACGTGGCGCACAAGACGCTGACGCTGGCCAGCTCGGATCCGACGAACGTGGACGCGCTGCAGGAGCTGGCCTTCCACACCAACCAGAAGATCCAGGTGGTGGTGAGCAGCGCGTCGGCCATCGAGCGGGCCATCCGGAAGTACTACTACGGTGGCGCGTCTAACTCGACGGCCAACCCTGAGCAGTTCGGGTTCCGCGAGCCCACATACGAGTTCACCCCGCCACCCACACCCCGGCCCTCCTCGCATCGGGAGGCGGAGCTTCAGGAGCGCGTGGACGTCCTCACGCAGCAAGTGGCGGATCTGCAGCAGATGGTGGCCAACCAGGCCCGCTCGCTGAGCGCGCTCCTCGAGGTGCTGGAGACCCGAGGTGCCCTCTCACGCGAGGAATATTTCGCCCGGCTGCGTGGCGGACCGCGCTTCTAG